A genomic stretch from Candidatus Dependentiae bacterium includes:
- the lepB gene encoding signal peptidase I: MKNYLHRKLLVVKKQYKEFLPSIDNYLSTQQATSTEDSAGSHKGAQEYLQNTSLKKKLDTLLSQLDAELSKNETEISYATFMEKLTTADQLLHELHEKTKSTWKKIIDSFWVQLAFVFFIKAFVIGWYCVPTGSAEPNLLVGDRLIANKTAYWFSDVKRGDLAVFDNPEVPYSSNWIKYLWQRFVGVKIGFLGLPEGPDNFVKRVVGIPGDIIEGRIEDGHPVLYRNGKKLDEPWVNPYPLIAVQKMNGFFPASNPIMRFFGKLRNSPVLCAGIGLTAAALWYITNPADILPELGLELTAAVVGFAAAYVPHIVRFLEIRKSENCKGHPSFYTFDPEKSLDEQPFYKIEEKEICKSPFTGKPLFRRAGEPEHYDTFMKMRLPEGKYWLQGDSRRNSHDCRVWGPVDRSLIRGKASIIMYSINSEEVWWLFDILKNPLSFWSKKLRPERAFTILKNPLPKSEQG, encoded by the coding sequence ATGAAAAACTATTTACACAGAAAATTACTTGTCGTAAAAAAACAATACAAAGAATTTTTACCCTCAATCGACAATTATCTTTCAACACAGCAAGCAACCTCGACCGAAGATTCTGCAGGCAGCCACAAAGGCGCTCAAGAATATCTACAAAACACATCCTTGAAAAAAAAATTAGACACTCTTTTATCTCAGCTTGATGCCGAACTTTCAAAAAATGAAACCGAAATTTCGTACGCCACATTCATGGAAAAATTAACAACCGCAGATCAATTACTTCATGAATTACATGAAAAAACAAAATCTACCTGGAAAAAAATAATTGATTCTTTTTGGGTGCAACTCGCGTTTGTTTTTTTTATCAAAGCATTTGTAATCGGCTGGTACTGCGTTCCAACCGGTTCAGCTGAACCAAATCTTCTTGTGGGAGACAGATTAATCGCCAATAAAACCGCGTACTGGTTTTCTGATGTTAAACGTGGCGATTTGGCGGTCTTTGATAATCCAGAAGTTCCATACTCAAGTAACTGGATTAAATACTTATGGCAACGTTTTGTTGGGGTAAAAATTGGATTTCTAGGTCTTCCTGAAGGTCCTGATAACTTTGTAAAACGGGTTGTTGGTATTCCTGGCGACATTATTGAAGGGCGCATCGAAGATGGACACCCGGTATTGTACAGAAACGGAAAAAAACTCGATGAACCATGGGTCAATCCGTATCCGTTGATCGCTGTACAAAAAATGAATGGCTTTTTCCCTGCTTCAAACCCAATTATGCGATTCTTTGGAAAATTACGTAATTCACCCGTCCTTTGCGCAGGAATCGGTCTTACAGCAGCTGCTCTTTGGTACATCACAAATCCTGCAGACATCCTGCCTGAATTAGGATTAGAACTCACCGCGGCGGTTGTTGGATTTGCAGCTGCATACGTTCCCCATATCGTTCGATTCTTAGAAATCAGAAAATCAGAAAACTGCAAAGGTCACCCATCGTTTTATACCTTCGACCCAGAAAAATCACTCGATGAACAACCATTTTACAAAATAGAAGAAAAAGAAATTTGCAAAAGCCCATTTACGGGAAAACCATTATTCCGTAGAGCCGGAGAACCAGAGCACTATGATACCTTTATGAAAATGCGCCTACCCGAAGGTAAATATTGGTTACAAGGTGACAGTAGACGCAACAGTCACGACTGCAGAGTATGGGGTCCTGTTGATCGCAGCTTAATTCGCGGTAAAGCAAGCATTATTATGTATTCTATCAACAGTGAAGAAGTCTGGTGGTTGTTTGATATCCTTAAAAATCC